DNA from Drosophila suzukii chromosome 2R, CBGP_Dsuzu_IsoJpt1.0, whole genome shotgun sequence:
CGCCCACCTTGCGGCGCATGGTGACCCCTCGATGTGGCCTCAGTCCCATGACTATTAGGTAGATGCCCACGGCGCTGAGGGCGATGAGGGAGAGCACCACCAGACCGTAGGCCCATCTCGGCCAGGTGTCGCAGCTGAAGGCGTCTCCTCGGGCGGATGTGACCAGCATGCCACGGATCCTGTTTGGCTTGTAGCACCTTCCGTTGGTCTGGTAGGGCAGCTGCTTCAGCCACACCAGCTCGCAGTCACACTGCAGCGGGAGACCATTGAGATCCAGTTCGGTAAGCTGGTTAAAAAGCGGCGCCAACGTGGAATTAAAGGAGCGCAGCATAGTGCCACGAAAGCTCAAGGATCGCAGGGCTTTCTTTTTAATGGAGACTGAAGAGATGACTCCAAAGGCCTGGGCATCGAAATGAGTCAATTGCCGACTGTTCTGGAAGCTCAGTGTCTCGAGAAGATCCACGGAGGCCAGGGCTTGGGCCACCACGCTCTGCAGCAGGGACATATCCTCGACGAACAGCTGGCGCACCTGGGTAAGATTGGCCGTGTCCTGGGGGAGCAGCTCCTCCAGCAGATTGTCGCTGATGTCCAGACGGAGCAGGGATTCCGGCAGTTGACTGGGAATCCGCTTTAGCTGATTCCTCCTTAGAGAAAGCTCCTTTAGAGGAGCACTCACGGGCAGGTGCAGCTCAGTCAAGCTGCAGGCATCCAACCTCAAAGTGGCCAGTTTCCAATTGACACCTAGTCCGGTATACAGATCCCCACCAGACTCGTTAAAACGGCGATTCCAGGAAATATCCAGACTGCCCAGTACGAGGAGAGGGGCAAACAGCTGACTGGGCAGAGAGTGCAAATTGTTGTGGGCCAAGTCAAGCACTTGGAGATGGGGTAATCCCTCGAAGGAGTTAGCCTCCAGTTGGGCAATGCTGTTCCAGCCCAAGTAGAGCTCCCTTAAACTGGTCAACTGCTTAAAGTTGCCAGCTATCACCTTCGATATGTTATTATGTCTCAGATTCAACTGATGCAGACTGTCGCTGGCAAAGATCGGCACCGAGTCCAGGCCGTTCCAGGAGAGGTCCAGGGAGTCGATATACAGGGGTAGCACCAGGGAGAGATCCTTGACTTTGAAGTCCTTGTAGCTGCAATCGATGCGCAGGGCACGCATTCCCCAGGGTGAAGCACTCACATTGCTGCACTCGCAGGAGCGCCGAGAGTTCTTGGAGTTCTCCGGATAACAAAAGCGGTCCGTCTCCTCCTCCCCATCGATAATCTCTGCCTGATTAAAGTGGATAgccagcaggagcagcagggcAAAGGTCAGAGCTCTCATAACTTTCAAACTGGCCATGGTAAAGGTTCTCAGTGCACTGAATGGATTGCCGAGTTCCCTATCTTATCGAATGGCGGAAAAGcttccacacacacacattctGAGTCGATTTTTCCAATAAATTTATCAGCAAAATACTTTGGTCTTGCATTGGTCGGGTTAGTCATTGAAATCCATTTGGGCAACGGCGATGTGGTAAACAAAAAGTGCCAAGAGAACCAAAAGCCCCGAGGCATTTGAATTGCTGATAAGATAGCACACGGCAGAGCTTTACCTCGCTCTCTCTATAAAGATATGGCTCCCCAACCACTCCTTATCGCCTTTGCAGCTTTTCCTTATCTCCCCATATCTTTTTCATTAATCATTTCCCAGTCTCCGGCCGGCGGGTTAAGTCGTTGGCATGGATTCGGCATATTGATGGATCTATAAAGCCCCAATTTCACACTCCGAGTAAGCGAGACTTTCTCTTCTCGTTTCAAAAGTCATGTTTAATCCTATGTGGATGGGGGACTTATCTAGCTCATTGCATCTAAAAGTCGGGACTTAAGTTCAAATTGTAATTACGCTTAATGCTTTTGGCTGGGGATTTATGCTGATTGCTGGATATGTCGAGAGGATGTACTCCGACTCCAAGGATTACATTTGCGGTTCCCAAGTCGACTAATTGCTGAGCTGGCAAAGGTACATGTATTTTGTAGGTAGAGTGTATTTCTCTTAAAGAATGAGgtttgaaattaaatttaaagttcTTTCAAAAGTTACTCCGACTTTAAAATCACTTTTAAGGTGACTTAAAGTACGCTGTAAAAACAGAAGAACGCTATCCTTcggttttaaaatataatgttgcctacttttgggcacatattttaaaactggccagttaaagtaaataattaAACTCTAAATCTAAAGGTGCCTAAAAGAAGACTGTAAAACAAAGACTACCATCTTTCGGATTCCAAATAAAATGTTCAATTCTATTAGACATCTTTATAGGTAAtttcaaaacaaaataattctaggaagaatttatatttttatttttttaggtTCCTAAAGAAGGTGTATGGAATACATTTTACTAGAAATCACTTATAAGGGTGTCTAAAATAGTGCCTCGAAAACAAATGTTATCTTTGTTGCATACTTCTAGACaccattaaaagtaatttcCAAACTAGATAGCCCAAGTAAAGAATTAAATTCCCCAAGAAAGAAAAGTACCTACAAGTCgagtttcttttttttctagcTCCCTAACGAACTTTATGCCCTCTTTACATCTGCAATTGCTGTGACTACTCCAGCAGttcccattttccatttcccagtGCCTTCGGGTGATAGAACTCTTCTTTGTGTCAATGGAAAATTGATGAGGCTTACATAAGTGCACGGGCGCCCACCCAGAGTCCCCCACTTTGGCATAggcatttgcataaattaaggACTTCCAAAAACTCCTCACTCCCAGCGCTTTTCCTTCTTGACTTTTCCACAATGGGGCTGTGGGGTGTCTGGGTGTTTTTTGGGGGAAAGCCAACACATGTAAAGCATTTAATGAGCTGTGTGTgcttaaatttattgaaaatgccAGGCACATGCTGCTGCTCAAGTCATTATTACAagcaaaaatgtatttttaactAAAAACCCATTAATTAGGTGGaaaagtgtgtgtgtgtaataATTACGGCATTACGAGCAATTTAATTAAAGCCCAATTTTCGCACATCTGCAATAATGGAATTGTTAATTAATAGGCCGAATCACAAACGGCCATCAATTGGGGCAGCTGTCGCGTTTCTAACCTCCTGTTTGTTGGTCAGAAATCGCGAAATAAAATCCCCAGCAAACGTGCCAAAAATGGAAATCGACAGCGAGGTCCTGAAACTCGCTGTCTgaatatttatgaaaattttaatattaaattgttttctgATGCTGTCGATGCTGTC
Protein-coding regions in this window:
- the LOC108008588 gene encoding phospholipase A2 inhibitor; translated protein: MASLKVMRALTFALLLLLAIHFNQAEIIDGEEETDRFCYPENSKNSRRSCECSNVSASPWGMRALRIDCSYKDFKVKDLSLVLPLYIDSLDLSWNGLDSVPIFASDSLHQLNLRHNNISKVIAGNFKQLTSLRELYLGWNSIAQLEANSFEGLPHLQVLDLAHNNLHSLPSQLFAPLLVLGSLDISWNRRFNESGGDLYTGLGVNWKLATLRLDACSLTELHLPVSAPLKELSLRRNQLKRIPSQLPESLLRLDISDNLLEELLPQDTANLTQVRQLFVEDMSLLQSVVAQALASVDLLETLSFQNSRQLTHFDAQAFGVISSVSIKKKALRSLSFRGTMLRSFNSTLAPLFNQLTELDLNGLPLQCDCELVWLKQLPYQTNGRCYKPNRIRGMLVTSARGDAFSCDTWPRWAYGLVVLSLIALSAVGIYLIVMGLRPHRGVTMRRKVGAGSPYARVTIEPNRQENPH